In Psychromonas sp. psych-6C06, the genomic window CGGTCGTGGTAACTCAATCATTACAGAGATGTTTACCCGCTATTATCGTTTTCCTAAAAGTTTTGAGCAGATGTTATATCTTAGCCAAGTGCAACAATCGGTCGCGATTAAAACCGCCAGTGAATATTGGCGCGCCATTAAGCCTATTAATCGCGGTATTTTATATTGGCAATTAAATGATTGTTGGCCGGTAAGTTCATGGTCATCAATTGAGTATGATGGTCGCTGGAAACAGTTACATTATCAAACGGCGCGTTTCTTTGCGCCACTGCTAGCTGCCTTTGTTAAATCTGAAAAAGGGCTACGTTTGCAACTGATTAACGATAAGCAAGAAGCTTACGATGTCAGTGGCGAATTAATATGGCAATCATGGGCGGGTGAAGTGTTGCACCAAGAAGCAATTAATGCCTCCGTTGAGGCTGATGGCAATGCCAATATATGGTCATGGCCCGCTGAAAAACTGAGCGGTAGAGAGCAAGATGGCTTCTTCTATATACAGCTTAGTAATGGCGAGTTGTGTATTGATAACACCTACTTTCCTGCTAAAGCTAAGCAGTGTCGTTTTGTCGACCCGCGATTAACTGTGCAAGTATTACAGGGCGAATTAGGCGTTGAAGTGCAATTAACAACACAAAACCCAGCTTTTTTTGTACATTTAGAATATCAGGGAAAAGGGCGTTTTAGCGATTCAAGCTTTACCTTACTCGCTGGTGAAACGCGCATTATTCATTATCTTGGTGATGCTTCTGTTGAAGAAGTAAAAGCAGGGTTAACGATATATGACCTGTACCATAGTTACGCCTAGCCCATTCTATTTATCCGTTTTCATTATCAGGCTAGCATTAAGCTAGCCTTTGTTTTTTAAGGACGCGCATTTGTTTACTCTTTCAGCTAAAACATGGCTCACTACCTACTTTATTAACTTTTATTTTATTTGGGGAGTGTTCCTTCCATTCTGGGGGATCTGGTTAACAGGGCAAGGAGTAACGACTGAGCAGGTTGGGGTGTTATTTTCCATTGGCTTGGTACTACGATTTGTTAGCAGTTTAACGGTGTTGCCAAGGGTTTCAACAGGTAGTGGAACCCTTAAAGTGATTCGCTCGCTAGGTTTTATCACGTTACTGAGTTTTGCTTCGTTATTTTATTTACAAGGTTATGTTTGGTTAGCATCCCTCACTTTATTCATTAATTTTGTGATGGGACCAATGATGCCACTTGGCGATATCGTTGGCAGTCGCTTGGTCAAACAGGTCTCACTTGATTATGGCAAAGTTCGCCTGTGGGGGTCAGCTAGTTTTATTGCAGGGTCTACAACCATTGGCTGGTTGATTGTTGATTTTGGTTTGCAGTCCATTTTAGCGTTAATTGTGGCGACTTCCGTTGTAATGTGGGGGCTTTCATTGGCTAAACTTAGCCCACAACTTGTCGATCAAAACAATGTCCAGTCTGCACCTAAACAATCATTAATTAAGCTTCTCAAAAAACCAGAAGTGCTTTTATTTCTGTTAATTACCGGGATGATTCAAGGAAGTCACGGTGCCTATTATGCGTTTAGTGCTATCTATTGGGATAGCCTTGGTATTGCGGGAAATATTATCGCTTGGTTATGGGTAATTGCGGTACTTGCTGAGATTTTAATTCTCCGTTTCAATGTGCGTTTATTTTCTAAATGGACAATAAAACAGATGTTACTGCTCGGGTTAGTGGGTGGAATCCTTCGATGGTCGGTCATAGCAATGACTGATAATGTTTATCTATTGGCTGTAGTGCAAACACTTCATGGGCTTACATTTGCGGTGACACATCTGGCGGCTATCCGTTACATTAGTAAACAAGAATCATCACAGCTTGTTGCCTATCAAAGCCTCTATTCAGGAGTCGCGCTAGGTTTATTAATGGCGCTATTTACTTTTATATCAGGAATGACTTATGACGCGTTACAAGGAAACTTGTTTTTGTTGTCTACACTCTTATTATTGCCCGTTTTTTTATTAATAAAGCGTTGGCAAGTGATTGGGTGAACTTTCTACTTTTTTGTATGACTAATAGCTAGGAATAATTTTAGCAGAACCCTTGAAGTGGCATAAAATGCCCATATGTTAATTATTATACACGTTGATAAACCTCAAATAAGGAACAATTATGTTCGCTAGATTATTTATTCTTTTTACCACCGTCTCGCTACTTGAAATTTTTGTTTTAGTAAAAGTAGGTGGTGTGTTGGGAGCATTGCCAACTGTTGCTTTAGTGATTGTCACTGCATTAATTGGTTCGGCATTAGTAAGAAGCCAAGGTTTACAACTGGTTGCACAATTACAACAGCGACTCGCAAAGGGCGAAATGCCTGGTCAACAGTTGATTGAAGGTATTATGTTAATCGTTACCGGTGTATTACTAGTAACGCCTGGTTTTGTAACTGACTTGTGTGGGTTGTTGCTACTACAACCCTCAATTCGAGCGACTATTGCAAAGACAATATTAGCAAACGTTAAATTTTCATCGGCAACAATGGGAGGAGGGTTCTCGCAACATAACTCAGGGTTTTCACAATCTAACATCGATAATGACGTCATTGAGGGTGAGTTTGAACGTAAAGATAATGACAAATAAATTTTTGAGTATTATCACATAAGTAATTGTTTTCTACATTTGAACTGTAAATTAAAAGCATAAATTACTATTTTTACTTGAATTTTACATTGAATTCATTATTTTGTCACAAAGCAACACTATATTGACGCCTCTAGAAATTTTAGTTGAAAGAAAAAGGAAGTATCTGTGGATATTAAAAGTTCAATTACATTAAGAAGCTTTAAAAAGTATCAACCCCGCCAAATAGCAAAATTTGTGAAAGGTTTTTTTAACGGGCGAATTTTTATTGCAGGTTTAGGCCGCTTAAGAGTTATTGAAGGAAAGGTCGTTGCCTACCAACACCAAAAAACTGAAAAAAGCATTCTTATTGTTGTCAGCGAAATTAACAAGATAATTGCAGAGATGTCACAGCGACAATTATCAACCCGATAAGCAAACTTAACTATTTTAATCCGCATTTTTTTATGCGGATTTTTTTTGCCTAAAATAAATTTTTACTCTTGATTATCAATTGTTCATCCCCATCTCTAAGACATCTATATAGATAATTAATAGCAACCCGCATTATTAGAGGGCTTTTTGCTAAACAGAAGTCGTTAATAATTATTCGCGTCACCGAGCTCAACGTGAATGAAAATGATCTTTCTGAGCGAATAAGCGCATTTTAAAGCGGGTTGATATAACTCCCGGATAATTTTTTAAGGAATCACAATGACTATTCGTCCATTACATGATCGCATTATTTTAAAACGTACCGAGCAAGAAACTAAATCTGCTGGTGGCATTGTATTAACTGGTAGCGCAGCTGAAAAATCAACGCGTGGTGAGGTTATTGCCGTGGGTAATGGCCGTGTTTTAGACAACGGCGAAGTTCGCCCACTTGAAGTAAAAGTAGGCGATACAGTTATCTTTAGCGAAGGTTACGGACTTAAAACTGAAAAAATCGATGGCCAAGAAGTGCTGATTTTAAGTGAAAGTGACATTCTAGCGATTGTTGAATAAGGATTGGCTTCAACATTACTTGCGATTTTGTTTTTAAAATAGCCAGTTATTTAAGGCTTTTTGGAAACAATTTATCGAAAGTTATTTTGTAACGATCCCTAACCTCGACCGATTTAATGACTCTCTATAAAAATTTATTAAGGAAATAAACATGTCTGCAAAAGAAGTAAAATTTGGTAATGACTCTCGTCTAAAAATGTTAGCTGGCGTAAATGTGTTAGCTGACGCCGTTAAGGTAACATTGGGTCCTAAAGGCCGTAATGTTGTTATTGATAAAAGCTTTGGCGCACCACATATCACTAAAGATGGTGTGACTGTTGCTAAAGAGATCGAACTTGAAGACAAGTTTGAGAACATGGGCGCACAGATGGTAAAAGAAGTTGCTTCTCAAACCAATGATGCTGCCGGTGACGGAACAACAACTGCAACAGTGCTAGCACAAGCAATCATCTCTGAAGGTCTGAAAGCGGTTGCTGCCGGTATGAACCCAATGGATCTTAAACGTGGTATCGACAAAACAGTGAAGGCTGCCGTTGCTGAACTAAAAACACTTTCAACCCCATGTGCTGATTCAAAAGCTATCACACAAGTAGGTACTATTTCAGCAAACTCTGATACTGAAATCGGTGAAATTATCGCTTCAGCAATGCAGAAAGTAGGTAACGAAGGTGTTATCACTGTTGAAGAAGGTCAAGGTCTAGAAAACGAATTAGACGTGGTTGAAGGTATGCAGTTTGATCGTGGTTACCTATCTCCTTACTTTATGACTAATCAAGAAGCGGGTACGGTTGAACTTGAAAGCCCATTTATTCTTTTAGTTGATAAGAAGATCGGCAATATTCGCGAACTTTTACCAACATTAGAAGCGGTTGCTAAAGCGACTAAACCACTTCTTATCATCGCTGAAGATGTTGAAGGTGAAGCGCTCGCGACACTGGTAGTAAACAACATGCGTGGCATCGTTAAAGTAGCTGCTGTTAAAGCGCCTGGTTTTGGTGATCGCCGTAAAGCGATGTTACAAGATATCGCTATCTTAACGGCGGGTACGGTTATCTCTGAAGAGATCGGTTTAGACCTTGAAAAAGTACAACTTGAAGATCTAGGTCAAGCGAAGCGTGTTGTGATCAGCAAAGATGAAACAACCATCATCGATGGTGTTGGTGAGCAAGAAACAATTAGTGCACGTGTAAGCCAAATTAAGCAACAGATTGAAGCATCAAGCTCTGACTACGACAAAGAGAAACTACAAGAGCGTTCAGCTAAATTAGCTGGCGGTGTTGCGGTAATCAAAGTCGGTGCAGCCACTGAAGTTGAAATGAAAGAGAAGAAAGATCGCGTTGATGATGCGCTTCACGCAACTCGTGCTGCAGTTGAAGAAGGTGTTGTTGCTGGCGGCGGTGTTGCACTAGTGCGTGTTGCTGGTTTGTTAAAAGACCTTAAAGGTGATAACGATGAGCAAAATGTAGGTATTCGTGTTGCACTACGTGCAATGGAAGCGCCACTTCGTCAAATCGTCTCTAACTGTGGTGAAGAAGCGTCTGTTGTTGCTAACAATGTACAGAAAGGCGAAGGTAACTACGGTTACAACGCTGCTACTGGCGAATATGACGATATGTTAGAGATGGGTATCCTAGACCCAACTAAAGTAACACGTAGCGCACTACAGTTTGCCGCTTCTGTTGCAGGCCTGATGATCACTACTGAATGTATGATCACAGACGTTAAAGTTGATGCTCCTGCTGCGCCAATGCCTGATATGGGCGGCATGGGTGGCATGGGCGGTATGATGTAAGCCGTTTAAATATAACGAAAAGCCCCTAAAGCCTTTATTTTAACGCGCTTTTTGTTTTATTGAAAACCTCTAAATGTATGATTTTATTATATAGTTAGAGGTTTTTTTATGTCTGATGTTTAACTTTTAAAGAGAACCCTCTAAAAGGGATACTGTAGATTTAATGATTTATAAATTGTTTGGCTAGCTCTGATTATTTTCGATTAGTTATTCTTCTGAAAGAGAGTTAAACATCAACTTACAATTTATTGTCATTCAAGATTAAAGACCTGACCCACGGTACTCTAACTCGCTATGGGGCACATTGCGCCCTAGAAAGTTTACTTGTTATGTTGCTAGCTCGATCTTTTCTTTTGCATAAATCATACCTTCCATTGTTGTTATAGGCATTTTATCAGCGCTATGCCACATATCGATTTTACCTATGTTGTTACCCACCGTATAAGATTCATCGAGCTCTTGAATAACTGCTTTACACGAAATTTCTTCGATAGTTCTGCAATGATCCGAAATCAAATTTGTAATGTTATAAACGAACTTAAACATGTCAAAACCTAACTCATAGACTTTACCATCTAACTTTAAGCTTGGTTTATTACAGCACATTTCCATATTTGGAAGGATGTCATTTAGGTAGCTAAAGCACTCTGTAATAGTCGCTAGTTCCTTTGAAACAAAGTCCATTTTACGCTTATAGTCTTTCCGGCCTTCGACCACATTATTATCAATAAAAGATTTGACGCTTTTTGCGAATGTTTCTAATGGAATAATGACGTGTTGTGTATGACTCATGATTACATTTTCTTCAACTGTTGCAATAAGACGAACTTCGTCTACATCTCCAACATGATGAAAGTAATTTCTAATCAGTCTCAAAATTTTAAACTCTGGGGAGTTTTTAATATTACAGTCAAACAAATCCTTTAACTTATCAGCTAATGAATGGAGGTTGTTTAAATAGCTATATAGAGTATTTATATCTCTATCTTCAGAATTTCGAAAATCTAGAAGCTCTTGCTGACTATGATAATAGCGATCAATAAATGTATGATTTTTCATAACTCTCCAGTGCGATATAACGGCCGCATTAAGCGGACAAAATATAGATTCACTAGTTTTTTAATATGTAACAAACAATAAACTATTGTTTTGATACATTAGTTTATTGTTGTACTTTTGGTTTTTCAGGTGTAACTCAGTTACACCTAGCCTTTTTTATTAATTCGTTGACTTAAGGAGCAATAACCTTAGCTTTAAAATCGTCAAATATTACGGAATTAATTGCACGGGTTGCTGTAACTAAAGATCGAAATGTATTTACTGCTCTTTCAATCTCTGCTGTGTTTTTTAACCCATTAACTGTTGCAGAATTTAAATGTTCAAAAAATGGAATCACAGCATTTATTACGGGCTCCCAAATTTCCATACTTTGATGTGGCGAAATATTTTTCCCAAATGATATTCGAAATAAATTTGGAACAGATCTTCCTAAAAAAGTCTCTAAACACGCTGCGACTGCATATGTTGATAGATAAATAGCCCCACGTTGACGTAAAAAATCTAGTGTTTTTTCATCACCAATAGTTAAATTAGCCTTATTATGTAGTAGCTTCTTTTTAGATTCGATGACTTTAACGAGTGAATAGCAAGTTACAATATGAGCCGCTTTGGTATTATCATTAAACAACTTGTCATAAGTTTTGTTATTAATCCAAATACCAGCTTTTTTGTTATAGGCCACAATTGGTTCACCATGAAATGCTGCTAACGCTTGACCTACTGAATATGAACCAAGTAAATTTGGTCGTCTTCTAATAACTTCACCTGTACTACCTCTCCTACCTCCCTCGTATTCTGCATTAGGTATGCTTTTAAACTCTTCTTTTAATCTCTTTTGTGTTTTGTCAGTACTTCGAAAGTCAGCCGCTTCAACTTTATTTTGGCTATTGTTATAACGAATTATATTTTCGATTAAATCATGTGAGTCATTGTTTACCGCTATAAACCTTGCTTGAACCATTGCAGAAGGATCGGGTAATTTGCTTAATGAGCCAATGGCTCCTGTTGTTTGAGCTCCATTTACAATGGAAAGCCCTACAATTTTTATTTTCTGTTTGTCGACTTCAAAGCTATGTGTGAGTATTGTTAATCCGTTATTGTATGCCCAGAAGTTTCCAACATCACTTTCAATTGTTCTCCTTATGCCATTATTGATATTAGAGTCAGATGATCGAGCTCCAAGATAGTCACGTACATTTGCTGAGAATATTTTTGTTCGATGCTTTTTAAACAAACGATGAAGATCTCTAGCTTGAATTGCAGTGGAATAAGAAGACCATCCCTCAGATGCTATTTCATATCCATCTAAACAATTTAGCTCAATTTGCTCGTTGATTAAAATTGGGGTCTTACAATCTTCATACCAAGCTTGGAATGTGCTATCGCCGACTTCTTTGTGAGTAATATTTAATTTAATACCTGAATAGTCTTGATCTAAAATAGTTTTAGCTGTTTGCTGAAGAGTAATTAGCTCATTTTCGACATGGTGTGATTCAGGTAAATTATGCACATACCATAAATGGATATTCTTTATCTCACCATTTCTTATTGCTTGCCTTAGGTTAATTGCAGCTGATTTAATCCTATCAGGGACGTCATTAATATCACGTTGAAGTAGCCAAGGAAGTCCAGTATTTAAGTCGCTAGCTTTATTGGAAGGGGCTCCAATTTTGTCTTTAGCTGAATAATAACACTGCCCGATAACTGCGTATTCTTCTTCTGTATTAATGAATACCATGTCTAATTTTTTATCATCAGCCCCATCAGTTATGGCATC contains:
- a CDS encoding 3-phenylpropionate MFS transporter, which gives rise to MFTLSAKTWLTTYFINFYFIWGVFLPFWGIWLTGQGVTTEQVGVLFSIGLVLRFVSSLTVLPRVSTGSGTLKVIRSLGFITLLSFASLFYLQGYVWLASLTLFINFVMGPMMPLGDIVGSRLVKQVSLDYGKVRLWGSASFIAGSTTIGWLIVDFGLQSILALIVATSVVMWGLSLAKLSPQLVDQNNVQSAPKQSLIKLLKKPEVLLFLLITGMIQGSHGAYYAFSAIYWDSLGIAGNIIAWLWVIAVLAEILILRFNVRLFSKWTIKQMLLLGLVGGILRWSVIAMTDNVYLLAVVQTLHGLTFAVTHLAAIRYISKQESSQLVAYQSLYSGVALGLLMALFTFISGMTYDALQGNLFLLSTLLLLPVFLLIKRWQVIG
- a CDS encoding FxsA family protein — its product is MFARLFILFTTVSLLEIFVLVKVGGVLGALPTVALVIVTALIGSALVRSQGLQLVAQLQQRLAKGEMPGQQLIEGIMLIVTGVLLVTPGFVTDLCGLLLLQPSIRATIAKTILANVKFSSATMGGGFSQHNSGFSQSNIDNDVIEGEFERKDNDK
- a CDS encoding DUF1107 family protein, encoding MDIKSSITLRSFKKYQPRQIAKFVKGFFNGRIFIAGLGRLRVIEGKVVAYQHQKTEKSILIVVSEINKIIAEMSQRQLSTR
- a CDS encoding co-chaperone GroES, with the protein product MTIRPLHDRIILKRTEQETKSAGGIVLTGSAAEKSTRGEVIAVGNGRVLDNGEVRPLEVKVGDTVIFSEGYGLKTEKIDGQEVLILSESDILAIVE
- the groL gene encoding chaperonin GroEL (60 kDa chaperone family; promotes refolding of misfolded polypeptides especially under stressful conditions; forms two stacked rings of heptamers to form a barrel-shaped 14mer; ends can be capped by GroES; misfolded proteins enter the barrel where they are refolded when GroES binds): MSAKEVKFGNDSRLKMLAGVNVLADAVKVTLGPKGRNVVIDKSFGAPHITKDGVTVAKEIELEDKFENMGAQMVKEVASQTNDAAGDGTTTATVLAQAIISEGLKAVAAGMNPMDLKRGIDKTVKAAVAELKTLSTPCADSKAITQVGTISANSDTEIGEIIASAMQKVGNEGVITVEEGQGLENELDVVEGMQFDRGYLSPYFMTNQEAGTVELESPFILLVDKKIGNIRELLPTLEAVAKATKPLLIIAEDVEGEALATLVVNNMRGIVKVAAVKAPGFGDRRKAMLQDIAILTAGTVISEEIGLDLEKVQLEDLGQAKRVVISKDETTIIDGVGEQETISARVSQIKQQIEASSSDYDKEKLQERSAKLAGGVAVIKVGAATEVEMKEKKDRVDDALHATRAAVEEGVVAGGGVALVRVAGLLKDLKGDNDEQNVGIRVALRAMEAPLRQIVSNCGEEASVVANNVQKGEGNYGYNAATGEYDDMLEMGILDPTKVTRSALQFAASVAGLMITTECMITDVKVDAPAAPMPDMGGMGGMGGMM
- a CDS encoding AIPR family protein, translating into MSTWKAAYEALTDLSEYSDNALGLFALGLKFGLDDLASIGADAITDGADDKKLDMVFINTEEEYAVIGQCYYSAKDKIGAPSNKASDLNTGLPWLLQRDINDVPDRIKSAAINLRQAIRNGEIKNIHLWYVHNLPESHHVENELITLQQTAKTILDQDYSGIKLNITHKEVGDSTFQAWYEDCKTPILINEQIELNCLDGYEIASEGWSSYSTAIQARDLHRLFKKHRTKIFSANVRDYLGARSSDSNINNGIRRTIESDVGNFWAYNNGLTILTHSFEVDKQKIKIVGLSIVNGAQTTGAIGSLSKLPDPSAMVQARFIAVNNDSHDLIENIIRYNNSQNKVEAADFRSTDKTQKRLKEEFKSIPNAEYEGGRRGSTGEVIRRRPNLLGSYSVGQALAAFHGEPIVAYNKKAGIWINNKTYDKLFNDNTKAAHIVTCYSLVKVIESKKKLLHNKANLTIGDEKTLDFLRQRGAIYLSTYAVAACLETFLGRSVPNLFRISFGKNISPHQSMEIWEPVINAVIPFFEHLNSATVNGLKNTAEIERAVNTFRSLVTATRAINSVIFDDFKAKVIAP